Proteins found in one Paenibacillus borealis genomic segment:
- a CDS encoding phosphotransferase enzyme family protein, translating to MNFEKLCATYKLGSLSAEPEQIFGGFLHRMYRMTTGQAEYAVKVLNPQIMLREAVMSNIIAAEKVAELARGNGINALPALLHEGSCIHEVDGQYYLLFPWVQGRSISAGNAGLEHCSTMGEALAAIHTTDFSPLHNQLHRDSTAEQLRTDWKGYALQGQATGLPWSGPLTADLDKLYHYEELVNNAMPVLNGNRIISHRDLDPKNVLWDDDGRPVIIDWEAAGWINPAQELVEVALYWSDFESGHIHKDAFCALIQAYRNHGGETRDPWPDVLSSGFHGKMGWLDYSIRRSLGLEGPDEAERELGTCQVLPTLTALHDYAGFIPFALQWLAE from the coding sequence TTGAATTTTGAAAAGCTGTGTGCTACATATAAGCTGGGGTCGCTGAGCGCTGAGCCGGAGCAAATCTTCGGCGGGTTCCTGCACCGGATGTACCGGATGACCACCGGTCAGGCAGAGTACGCAGTGAAAGTGCTGAATCCGCAGATTATGCTGCGGGAAGCCGTGATGAGCAACATTATTGCTGCCGAGAAGGTCGCGGAGCTGGCGCGCGGGAATGGAATAAACGCTCTCCCGGCTCTGCTGCACGAGGGAAGCTGTATCCATGAAGTGGACGGGCAGTATTATCTGCTGTTTCCTTGGGTTCAAGGCCGCTCTATATCTGCAGGCAATGCGGGGCTGGAGCACTGCAGCACTATGGGGGAAGCTCTCGCAGCTATACATACCACGGACTTCTCTCCGCTCCATAATCAGCTCCATAGGGATAGCACAGCGGAACAATTGCGGACAGATTGGAAAGGGTATGCCCTGCAAGGCCAGGCAACGGGGCTTCCCTGGTCCGGTCCCCTTACGGCGGATTTGGACAAGCTCTATCACTATGAAGAGCTGGTGAATAATGCTATGCCGGTCCTTAATGGCAACAGGATCATCAGCCACCGTGATCTGGACCCGAAGAATGTGCTGTGGGATGATGACGGACGGCCTGTCATTATCGACTGGGAGGCTGCAGGCTGGATCAATCCGGCGCAGGAGCTGGTTGAAGTGGCGCTCTATTGGTCAGACTTTGAGAGTGGTCATATCCACAAGGATGCGTTCTGTGCGCTGATTCAGGCTTACCGTAATCATGGGGGAGAGACCCGTGATCCTTGGCCGGATGTGCTAAGCAGCGGTTTCCACGGGAAAATGGGCTGGCTGGATTACAGCATCCGGCGGTCGCTGGGGCTGGAAGGCCCCGATGAAGCCGAGCGGGAGCTTGGAACATGCCAGGTGCTTCCTACGCTGACGGCCCTGCATGATTATGCCGGTTTCATTCCGTTTGCTCTGCAATGGCTCGCGGAATGA
- a CDS encoding RICIN domain-containing protein, producing the protein MMLRRGKVLSLFLLFTLLIALVPTGNSSAASTWNLAWSDEFDGSSLNTANWTAETGTGSGGWGNNELQYYTNRTQNLQVTGGNLVITAQKESYGGMNYTSARIKTQGLKNFTYGKIEARIKLPSGQGLWPAFWMLGSNITTAGWPGCGETDIMERVNNNAFVNGTVHWDAGGHAEYGQVSGSLDFSQYHVYSVEWDSKYIKWFVDGTQFNQFYIENGTGNTEEFQKPFFLLLNLAVGGNWPGAPNSATSFPAQMLVDYVRVYQAGAPSSAIVSGGVYTLTSKVSGKVLDVKDVSTADGAKMHQWTNYTASNQQFRVESTGDGFYKLTAMHSGKLLDVPNASTASGVQLQQANDNGSNAQRWSIIDVGGGYYKLISKASGLAMDVSGSSTADGAVVQQWTDNGTDAQKWLLTKIN; encoded by the coding sequence ATGATGTTGAGAAGAGGAAAAGTTCTAAGTTTGTTCCTGCTGTTCACACTATTGATCGCACTGGTGCCTACGGGGAATTCCAGCGCAGCTTCAACCTGGAATCTGGCCTGGAGCGATGAGTTTGACGGCTCTTCCCTGAACACCGCCAACTGGACTGCTGAGACCGGCACAGGCAGCGGGGGCTGGGGAAACAATGAATTGCAATACTATACGAACCGGACACAGAATCTGCAGGTTACCGGCGGCAATCTTGTAATCACAGCACAGAAGGAATCCTATGGCGGCATGAATTATACCTCGGCGCGGATTAAGACGCAGGGGCTGAAGAATTTCACCTACGGTAAGATAGAAGCGAGAATCAAGCTGCCTTCCGGACAGGGTTTATGGCCTGCATTCTGGATGCTCGGCTCGAATATTACCACGGCCGGCTGGCCGGGCTGCGGCGAAACGGATATTATGGAGCGCGTGAATAATAACGCCTTCGTTAACGGAACCGTGCACTGGGATGCAGGAGGGCATGCCGAATACGGGCAGGTATCCGGCAGTCTGGACTTCTCCCAGTATCATGTGTACAGCGTGGAGTGGGATTCAAAATATATCAAGTGGTTCGTTGACGGCACCCAGTTCAATCAATTCTATATTGAGAACGGAACAGGCAATACGGAGGAATTCCAGAAACCGTTCTTCCTGCTGCTGAATCTTGCGGTGGGCGGCAATTGGCCGGGCGCTCCGAACAGTGCGACCAGCTTCCCGGCACAAATGCTCGTCGATTATGTGCGGGTATACCAGGCAGGTGCTCCATCTAGTGCGATTGTCAGCGGAGGAGTATATACTTTGACGTCCAAGGTGAGCGGCAAGGTGCTGGATGTGAAGGATGTCTCAACTGCAGACGGGGCCAAAATGCATCAATGGACTAACTACACCGCCAGCAACCAGCAATTCAGAGTGGAAAGCACTGGGGACGGCTTCTACAAGCTTACAGCGATGCATAGCGGCAAATTGCTCGATGTTCCGAATGCCTCCACAGCAAGCGGTGTCCAGCTGCAGCAGGCCAATGACAATGGCAGCAACGCCCAGCGGTGGAGCATCATCGATGTGGGCGGCGGGTATTACAAGCTGATCTCCAAAGCGAGCGGCCTGGCCATGGATGTCTCCGGTTCCTCTACAGCTGATGGCGCGGTAGTGCAGCAATGGACGGACAACGGAACAGATGCGCAGAAGTGGCTGTTAACTAAGATTAACTAG
- a CDS encoding iron chaperone, with product MEENKVTYESVDQYIAAFAPEVQEILQTLRKVIREAAPEAEEKISYQMPTLFLHKNLVHFAAFKNHIGFYPAPRGIEAFKEELAQYKGAKGSVQFPINEPLPYELITRIVKFRVEENQQQAAVKKKK from the coding sequence GTGGAAGAAAATAAAGTCACCTATGAATCGGTCGATCAATATATTGCTGCATTTGCACCGGAGGTTCAGGAGATCCTGCAGACCCTGCGGAAGGTGATCCGGGAGGCAGCGCCAGAGGCAGAGGAGAAGATCAGCTACCAGATGCCGACCTTGTTCCTGCACAAGAATCTGGTGCACTTCGCCGCATTCAAGAATCATATTGGATTCTATCCCGCCCCGCGGGGAATTGAAGCTTTCAAAGAGGAACTCGCGCAATATAAAGGGGCAAAAGGCTCGGTGCAATTTCCAATCAACGAGCCGCTTCCCTATGAACTAATCACGAGGATCGTTAAATTCAGAGTGGAAGAGAATCAGCAGCAGGCAGCAGTTAAGAAGAAGAAATAA
- a CDS encoding AraC family transcriptional regulator yields MDINDLITLWNQASCKIIDIRRVTAKPGESLLSYKAPSSLFLMSVRGNATAEVDQQIHRVQRFTVIHAGKGTVLSIAAGSEGLDYYSVYYKTDRNSPLPSGLAGRSGQANPVDHTYSITPEHPVALHQIISEMYKEWRRQKPLVHLRVRTLLYQFVYELLHQLQAHAASPARRDLAAQVAAIIQEHYAQAITLESLAENVNYSIPHLSSYFKTRTGLSPIDYLIKVRIDKVAVLLLETDATLKEIAAGVGYQDPSYLGRLFKRYKDVSPIRYRELHAGKKKPEDCPVITMESSIVPPESFNYTNIIDNDYQLDRIDEGDLFMFKHLRPTLASVLLLSFILLLSACGTNGAKEQPQTKSVTTVNGEVEVPLHPQRIVAGEYLGSLIAVGITPIGTSDHHIKNPYFQEYLKDVENIGEGNGNVEKILALEPDLIIMDDMYPELNEQMSKIAPTVVIPYASLKTVHEEVSYFGDLLGRDKEAKSWLDDYDTRIASAKDKVLQVIPADSTFSVIESSDNSLMAVGTSFGKGGQPIYNGFGFKPPAEIAAEMADPGWASFSAEVLPKYAGDYIILTSDSETLNGLRADPIWGALPAVKNNHVFLWTSDRSGYWDPIAILSQTEELAAWLTSL; encoded by the coding sequence ATGGACATCAATGATCTGATTACTCTATGGAATCAAGCGAGCTGCAAAATAATAGATATTCGCCGCGTTACGGCCAAACCCGGTGAATCCCTTCTCTCCTATAAGGCACCTTCCAGCCTGTTTCTCATGTCGGTCCGCGGCAATGCGACAGCAGAAGTGGACCAGCAAATTCATCGCGTGCAGCGTTTTACAGTGATTCATGCCGGCAAAGGCACTGTGCTGAGCATTGCTGCGGGCAGCGAAGGCTTGGATTACTATAGCGTTTATTATAAAACGGACCGTAATTCTCCGTTACCCTCCGGGCTTGCCGGGCGATCCGGGCAGGCTAACCCCGTGGATCATACGTACAGTATTACGCCGGAGCATCCGGTAGCACTGCATCAGATCATTAGCGAGATGTACAAGGAATGGCGGAGACAGAAGCCGCTTGTACATCTGCGCGTCCGCACTTTACTATATCAATTCGTATATGAACTGCTTCATCAATTGCAGGCGCATGCCGCAAGTCCGGCTAGGCGGGACCTGGCTGCCCAGGTTGCCGCCATCATTCAGGAGCATTACGCACAGGCTATTACCCTGGAATCACTGGCGGAGAACGTGAACTACAGCATCCCCCACTTATCTTCCTATTTCAAGACCCGGACCGGACTAAGTCCCATTGATTATTTAATCAAGGTACGCATCGATAAGGTTGCGGTACTGCTGCTTGAAACGGATGCTACACTGAAGGAAATTGCTGCTGGCGTCGGCTATCAGGATCCGAGCTATTTGGGCCGGCTGTTCAAAAGATACAAAGACGTTTCCCCGATACGCTATAGAGAATTGCATGCCGGGAAGAAGAAACCAGAAGATTGTCCTGTCATAACCATGGAATCCTCCATTGTCCCCCCTGAATCATTTAACTATACTAATATAATTGATAACGATTATCAGTTAGATCGTATAGACGAGGGGGATCTATTCATGTTCAAACATTTAAGGCCTACGCTGGCATCGGTATTGCTGCTAAGCTTCATTCTGTTGCTGAGCGCCTGCGGCACAAACGGTGCGAAGGAGCAGCCGCAGACCAAAAGCGTTACTACCGTTAATGGAGAGGTGGAGGTACCCCTTCATCCGCAGCGGATTGTTGCCGGCGAGTATCTGGGCAGTCTGATTGCGGTGGGCATTACGCCGATCGGAACATCTGATCACCATATTAAGAATCCTTATTTCCAGGAATATCTGAAAGATGTTGAGAACATAGGGGAAGGCAACGGCAACGTAGAGAAAATTCTGGCGCTTGAACCGGACCTGATTATAATGGACGACATGTACCCCGAGCTGAATGAGCAGATGTCGAAAATAGCGCCTACTGTCGTTATACCGTACGCTTCCTTGAAGACTGTACATGAGGAGGTCTCTTATTTCGGTGATCTGCTTGGCCGGGACAAGGAGGCCAAGTCCTGGCTCGACGACTATGACACCCGTATCGCAAGTGCCAAAGACAAAGTGCTGCAAGTAATACCTGCAGACAGCACCTTCTCCGTTATTGAATCGAGCGACAATAGCCTGATGGCTGTCGGAACCTCATTCGGCAAGGGCGGCCAGCCTATATACAACGGATTCGGCTTCAAGCCTCCTGCGGAGATCGCTGCTGAAATGGCCGATCCCGGCTGGGCTTCATTCTCTGCGGAAGTATTGCCCAAGTATGCAGGAGATTATATTATTCTGACCTCCGATTCGGAGACGCTGAATGGACTCCGGGCGGACCCGATCTGGGGAGCACTTCCGGCAGTCAAGAATAACCATGTGTTCCTATGGACAAGCGACCGTTCCGGTTATTGGGACCCGATAGCTATTCTTAGCCAGACCGAAGAATTGGCCGCATGGCTGACAAGCTTATAA
- a CDS encoding PhzF family isomerase — protein sequence MRVLQIYQVDAFTTEKFKGNPAGVVLNADGLTEQEMLSIARELNNSETAFVLSPDGPDHELRIRYFTPTIEVPVCGHATIAAHYVRAAIHQLAEGTVLHKISLGILPVDIKKEDNDYSIVMTQGSIEFSEPFSGDIQERIIASLSLKPEELDPRCPVQIVSTGHSKVMIGIRSRSILDHLQPDSRALAQLSKEIGCNGYFVFTLDSESDEIFSHGRMFAPAIGIEEDPVTGNANGPLGAYLVRHGLAGQTGGSFTFQAEQGTAIGRSGMVRVTVEIAGGEPVEVKIGGRAVIAFKAELSI from the coding sequence GGGTTCTGCAGATCTATCAGGTGGATGCATTCACCACAGAGAAATTCAAAGGTAACCCGGCAGGGGTTGTCCTGAATGCAGACGGGCTTACGGAACAGGAGATGCTCAGCATTGCACGTGAACTGAACAATTCGGAAACGGCTTTTGTACTTTCACCGGACGGGCCGGATCACGAGCTGCGAATCCGGTATTTCACACCAACCATAGAAGTTCCGGTATGCGGGCATGCTACCATAGCTGCGCATTATGTCCGGGCAGCCATACATCAGCTGGCGGAAGGCACGGTATTACATAAGATTTCCCTGGGGATTCTGCCTGTCGATATTAAGAAAGAGGATAATGACTATTCTATCGTTATGACACAGGGCAGCATTGAATTCTCTGAACCATTCTCAGGAGACATACAGGAACGGATCATTGCTTCTCTGAGCCTTAAGCCGGAAGAGCTGGACCCGCGGTGCCCTGTGCAGATTGTTTCAACGGGACATTCCAAAGTCATGATAGGAATCCGGAGCAGAAGTATACTGGATCACCTGCAGCCGGACAGCCGTGCGCTGGCTCAATTAAGCAAGGAGATTGGCTGCAACGGGTACTTTGTATTTACACTTGATTCAGAGTCTGACGAGATCTTCAGCCACGGGAGAATGTTCGCTCCGGCGATCGGGATTGAAGAAGACCCGGTAACCGGGAATGCCAACGGCCCGCTTGGAGCCTACCTGGTACGGCATGGTTTGGCCGGGCAGACAGGCGGCTCGTTCACCTTCCAGGCTGAACAAGGCACGGCGATAGGACGAAGCGGAATGGTTCGGGTTACTGTGGAAATTGCCGGCGGGGAGCCTGTAGAAGTTAAGATCGGCGGACGGGCTGTAATCGCTTTTAAGGCAGAGCTTTCCATTTGA
- a CDS encoding MerR family transcriptional regulator, translating to MLYTVKEVAAMSKVTVKLLHHYHSIGLLMPSEISSAGYRLYGTGELERLQQILLYRELDFTLEQIKQLLQDHPDRSSILAEQEELLHQRKERLERIIETLRKTQNSRERGEQMEDKELFTGFEREEEWREALQEQHEYLKETYDYDLLDAAPVQPQRMNELAIEAAAFMTAMADALRAGRKHNDEAIAELIGKHLEFLKEHGHLISAEDFAAQNRFFLSDDFHLRMLEGQQTGLAYYLSASADAFAARA from the coding sequence GTGCTATACACCGTCAAGGAAGTAGCGGCGATGTCCAAGGTGACCGTCAAGCTGCTGCATCACTACCACAGCATCGGTCTGCTTATGCCGTCTGAAATCAGCAGTGCCGGCTATCGTCTGTACGGAACCGGTGAACTCGAACGCCTGCAGCAAATTCTGCTGTACAGGGAACTGGATTTCACGCTGGAGCAGATAAAACAGCTGCTTCAGGACCATCCGGACCGCTCGTCCATTCTGGCAGAGCAGGAAGAGCTGCTTCACCAGCGGAAGGAGCGGCTGGAGCGGATTATCGAAACGCTGCGCAAGACCCAAAATAGCAGGGAAAGAGGAGAGCAGATGGAGGATAAGGAGTTATTTACAGGTTTTGAGCGTGAAGAGGAGTGGAGGGAAGCCTTGCAGGAGCAGCATGAGTATCTGAAGGAGACTTATGATTATGATCTGCTGGATGCTGCTCCTGTCCAGCCGCAGCGCATGAATGAGCTGGCCATTGAGGCCGCCGCATTTATGACAGCCATGGCAGATGCCCTGCGGGCTGGCCGGAAGCATAATGATGAGGCGATTGCGGAGCTGATAGGGAAACATCTGGAGTTCCTGAAGGAGCATGGGCACCTGATATCGGCTGAGGATTTTGCAGCGCAGAACCGTTTTTTCCTGAGTGATGATTTCCATCTCCGCATGCTGGAAGGGCAGCAGACCGGACTGGCTTATTATTTGTCTGCGTCTGCGGACGCTTTTGCAGCCCGGGCTTAA
- a CDS encoding alpha/beta hydrolase — protein sequence MKSRGNVKSVFMMIILCMSLAGCSPDKDSAEVQTSPSAEAASAAGTEAAEAAPLQSPGIQNVTFHSKALDQDMRLSIYLPKGYSTEQHYPVLYLVHGYGGKETDMIEGLGIHLNAERLTQAGQIDPLIIVSPQMDNSYGLNSSPVYAVNDPGDPLTTYNGMYEDYLVKDVVGYVDSHFSTLAERDKRYIGGISMGGFVSLHTALLHTDVYSRVGGHSPALFLDDWSAVGGENGLIRFLYPTEAQRQERDPLIFAKDMDLSDLAVYLDCGQEDSYRFYEGAEQLNTLLKDKGVQTEYHVRAGKHDGEYWRSHLDEYLIFYAGRTN from the coding sequence ATGAAGAGCCGCGGAAATGTCAAATCAGTCTTCATGATGATTATATTGTGCATGTCTCTTGCAGGCTGTTCACCGGATAAAGACTCTGCTGAGGTTCAGACTTCGCCGTCCGCTGAAGCTGCAAGTGCAGCGGGAACAGAAGCAGCCGAAGCGGCACCACTTCAGAGTCCGGGGATTCAAAATGTGACATTCCACAGTAAGGCGCTGGATCAGGATATGCGTCTTAGTATCTATCTGCCCAAGGGGTACAGCACGGAGCAGCATTATCCGGTCCTCTATCTCGTTCATGGCTACGGCGGTAAAGAAACGGATATGATCGAGGGTCTGGGGATTCATCTGAATGCGGAAAGGCTGACCCAAGCCGGGCAGATCGACCCGCTCATTATCGTATCCCCGCAGATGGATAACAGCTATGGACTAAATTCTTCCCCCGTGTATGCTGTGAATGATCCTGGTGATCCCCTGACAACCTATAACGGAATGTATGAAGATTACCTGGTCAAGGATGTTGTGGGTTATGTGGATTCGCATTTCAGCACACTGGCTGAGCGGGACAAACGGTATATTGGCGGCATTTCAATGGGCGGCTTTGTCAGCCTGCATACAGCGCTGCTGCACACCGATGTCTACAGCCGGGTAGGCGGGCATAGTCCGGCACTGTTTCTGGATGACTGGTCTGCGGTCGGGGGAGAAAATGGACTGATCAGGTTCCTGTACCCGACAGAAGCGCAGCGGCAGGAGCGGGACCCGCTTATTTTTGCCAAGGATATGGATCTGAGTGATTTGGCAGTGTATCTGGATTGCGGCCAAGAGGACAGCTACCGGTTCTATGAAGGTGCAGAGCAATTAAATACATTGCTTAAGGACAAAGGCGTGCAGACTGAATATCACGTAAGAGCAGGGAAACATGATGGGGAGTACTGGAGAAGCCACTTGGATGAATACTTAATTTTTTATGCCGGAAGGACTAACTGA
- the tnpB gene encoding IS200/IS605 family element RNA-guided endonuclease TnpB — MYRAYTYRIYPNREQQHYLANVFGAVRFIYNKMLSDKIKHYHITATMPHTTPAGYKKEFPWLREIDSLALANVQLHLDQAYKQFFQKKTMGFPRFKSKKTHTDRFTTNNQKGTIGIEGGMLKIPKLKSRIRIRMHRPFSGRVKSCTISKTPSGKYFASIRVETESTPLPIAAQKIGVDLGLKSFAVTSEGEVIANPKHLRKSEQRLIMLQKSVSRKKKGSHNRTKAKLRMAKLHEKIANQRKDFLHKTSTRMIHENQVIVMEDLRVKNMLQNHKLAKAISEVSWRLFRELLTYKAKWYDRQLIIAPPNYASSQLCSYCGYKNAEVKNLAVREWSCPECHTEHDRDRNAAANLLKLAM, encoded by the coding sequence ATCTATAGAGCGTATACATACCGTATCTATCCTAACCGTGAGCAGCAACACTATTTGGCTAACGTATTCGGGGCCGTCCGTTTTATCTACAATAAAATGTTATCGGATAAGATCAAACATTACCACATCACAGCGACGATGCCCCATACAACACCTGCGGGTTACAAGAAAGAATTCCCGTGGCTCCGAGAAATCGACAGCCTCGCCCTGGCCAATGTCCAGCTCCATCTGGACCAAGCGTACAAACAATTTTTTCAGAAGAAGACTATGGGCTTCCCCCGATTCAAAAGCAAGAAAACACATACAGACCGCTTTACAACAAACAATCAAAAAGGAACGATTGGAATTGAAGGCGGTATGCTTAAAATCCCAAAGCTAAAGAGCAGAATCCGAATCCGGATGCACCGCCCTTTCTCAGGACGGGTCAAATCCTGTACTATCTCTAAAACACCATCCGGCAAATACTTTGCGTCCATCCGAGTTGAAACAGAAAGCACGCCATTGCCTATAGCAGCCCAGAAAATTGGCGTCGATTTAGGACTGAAAAGCTTTGCGGTGACCTCAGAGGGTGAAGTGATTGCGAATCCGAAACATCTGCGGAAATCGGAACAACGATTAATAATGCTGCAAAAAAGCGTATCCCGAAAGAAAAAAGGAAGCCACAACCGAACCAAGGCCAAACTCCGAATGGCGAAGCTGCATGAAAAAATAGCAAACCAGCGGAAAGACTTCTTGCACAAAACGTCCACCCGAATGATCCACGAAAACCAAGTGATCGTGATGGAGGACTTGCGTGTAAAGAACATGCTGCAGAATCATAAGTTAGCGAAGGCCATATCCGAAGTCTCCTGGAGATTATTCCGAGAACTGCTGACCTACAAAGCGAAATGGTATGATCGGCAGTTGATCATTGCCCCTCCAAACTATGCAAGCAGTCAACTCTGTTCCTATTGTGGCTACAAAAACGCAGAAGTCAAGAATCTGGCTGTACGGGAATGGTCTTGTCCAGAGTGCCATACGGAGCACGATCGAGATCGGAATGCGGCTGCCAATCTTCTGAAACTAGCCATGTAA
- a CDS encoding M3 family oligoendopeptidase encodes MKFSEYRYERPDVEQFKVDFTNLLKGLETGNLEEQKAAVAAMNELRSNFGTMETIVSVRHSINTEDEFYKAEQDFMDETGPVVQEYITDYYRALVNSRYRAEFEQEWGTQLLSLAEISLRTFSPEVIGDLQLENKLSSEYAQLIASAKIKFDGEERTLAQLIPYDSSTDRNVRKGAFEARYAFMSEHEPELDRIYDELVKVRANIAAKLGYSCFVELGYDRMMRTDYNAGMVANFRKQVLENIVPVATKLKQRQKERLGLDELKFYDEGISFNSGNAAPKGDPDWIVANGAKMYKELSPETDEFFSFMLNNGLMDLVSKKGKQFGGYCTYFSDYQAPFIFSNFNGTSADIDVLTHEVGHAFQVYSSRNSGVPEYAFPTFEAAEIHSMSMEFFAWPWMDQFFEQDADKYRFNHLADSLLFIPYGVSVDEFQHFVYEHPEATPAERKQAWREIEQKYLPHRDYDGNVYLEQGGFWQKQAHIYRSPFYYIDYTLAQLCAFQFWKRSNEDFKSAWSDYLRLCQAGGSQSFTKLVELAGLISPFEDGCVSSVIGDIEGWLNSIDDKAL; translated from the coding sequence ATGAAATTTTCGGAGTACCGTTATGAACGTCCGGATGTCGAGCAATTTAAGGTAGACTTCACAAATTTACTGAAAGGCCTGGAGACCGGCAATCTGGAGGAGCAGAAGGCTGCAGTGGCAGCGATGAATGAGCTCCGCAGCAACTTTGGAACGATGGAGACAATTGTCAGCGTCCGCCATTCAATTAATACTGAGGATGAGTTCTACAAGGCTGAACAGGACTTCATGGATGAGACCGGTCCGGTAGTCCAGGAGTACATAACGGATTATTACAGAGCCCTTGTGAATTCCAGGTACAGAGCCGAATTTGAGCAGGAATGGGGAACACAGCTGCTAAGCTTGGCCGAAATTTCACTGCGCACCTTCAGCCCTGAAGTGATTGGAGACCTGCAGCTTGAGAACAAGCTATCCTCTGAATACGCCCAGCTGATCGCCTCTGCCAAAATTAAGTTCGACGGCGAAGAGCGTACCCTGGCCCAGCTGATCCCTTATGATTCATCGACGGACCGTAATGTGCGTAAGGGAGCTTTTGAAGCCAGATATGCCTTCATGTCAGAGCATGAACCGGAGCTTGACCGGATTTATGATGAGCTCGTTAAGGTCCGGGCCAATATAGCTGCCAAGCTTGGATACAGCTGCTTCGTGGAGCTGGGGTATGACCGGATGATGCGTACCGATTACAATGCCGGAATGGTCGCTAATTTCCGCAAGCAGGTGCTGGAGAATATCGTCCCTGTTGCGACGAAGCTGAAGCAGCGCCAGAAGGAGCGTCTTGGTCTGGATGAATTGAAATTTTATGATGAGGGCATTAGCTTCAATTCCGGGAATGCTGCTCCCAAGGGTGATCCTGACTGGATCGTGGCTAACGGGGCGAAGATGTACAAGGAGCTGTCACCGGAAACCGACGAGTTCTTCAGCTTCATGCTGAACAACGGGCTGATGGATCTGGTCAGCAAGAAGGGCAAGCAATTCGGCGGATACTGCACCTACTTCAGTGACTATCAGGCACCGTTTATTTTCTCCAACTTCAACGGAACCTCAGCGGATATTGATGTGCTGACCCATGAAGTCGGACACGCCTTCCAGGTGTATTCCAGCCGTAACTCCGGTGTTCCGGAATATGCTTTCCCGACCTTTGAAGCCGCCGAAATCCATTCAATGAGCATGGAATTCTTCGCCTGGCCGTGGATGGACCAGTTCTTCGAGCAGGATGCGGACAAATACCGCTTCAATCACCTGGCAGACAGCCTGCTGTTTATTCCTTATGGAGTGTCGGTCGATGAGTTCCAGCATTTTGTCTATGAACACCCGGAGGCAACTCCGGCTGAACGTAAACAGGCCTGGCGGGAAATTGAGCAGAAATATCTGCCCCACCGCGATTATGACGGCAACGTCTATCTGGAGCAGGGCGGCTTCTGGCAGAAGCAGGCGCATATCTACCGTTCTCCGTTCTACTATATTGACTATACACTGGCCCAGCTCTGCGCCTTCCAGTTCTGGAAACGCTCGAACGAGGATTTCAAATCCGCATGGTCGGATTATCTGCGCCTCTGCCAGGCTGGAGGAAGCCAGTCCTTCACCAAGCTTGTAGAGCTTGCCGGATTGATCTCACCATTCGAGGACGGCTGCGTCAGCTCCGTAATCGGCGACATCGAGGGCTGGCTGAACAGCATTGACGATAAGGCGCTGTAA